A stretch of the Rosa rugosa chromosome 5, drRosRugo1.1, whole genome shotgun sequence genome encodes the following:
- the LOC133711199 gene encoding uncharacterized protein LOC133711199: MADRRNPPVDADDFVEAFARRMEANQVGGRLGRLVTHIRSLGATKFTGGKPHEAEEWIYNLEIHFEMMDCTQVELQRVATCLLEGDARFWWDTVKRVTLPATMELMEWAVFKEKFLEKYFPQVERDKKELEFIQLTQGKMTVIEYETKFTKLSRFAPHMVDTDDKKARRFIGGLNSNIRRMVTQRGITYEEAVDKALTQEEENQKYRIEKERENGFRGKRSHPMSNQKSGQPWKQQKGRDSFRKPTSSTEKGKEVARGPIQCYNCGETGHMSNACPKRRRIPGSCFNCGKVGHFSNQCDAPRQKNNPPPRPVQLNAIARENIVMEGTLIAYSTHAHILFDTGASDSLISATFVTTLGLTPTEHDEILTVSTPLEKSTTLTKVCKSCPIHVLDTEFPMDLIVINLRRFDIILGFDWLSKYHAFIGCREKTITFTIPGQPIRKIQYQISMVNPFKDVFQEITHLPPSRDIEFSIDLIPEARPISVTPYRMAPKELKELQTQIKGLLDMGFIRPSASSWGAPVLFVKKKDGSLQLCIDYRQLNKVTIKNKYPLPRIDDLFDQLRGARIFSKIDLRSGYHQLLVKEDDIHKTAFNTRYGHYEWLVMSFD, encoded by the exons ATGGCCGATAGAAGAAATCCACCTGTCGACGCAGATGATTTCGTCGAAGCCTTCGCAAGAAGGATGGAGGCAAATCAAGTCGGTGGGAGGCTAGGACGACTAGTAACACACATAAGGAGTCTAGGAGCAACGAAATTTACTGGAGGGAAACCTCACGAGGCTGAAGAATGGATTTACAATCTGGAAATCCACTTTGAAATGATGGATTGTACCCAAGTAGAGCTACAAAGAGTGGCTACTTGTCTTTTAGAAGGAGATGCTCGTTTCTGGTGGGACACAGTCAAACGTGTCACACTCCCTGCAACAATGGAACTCATGGAATGGGCTGTCTTCAAAgagaaatttctggaaaaatatTTTCCACAAGTTGAGAGAGACAAGAAAGAATTAGAGTTTATTCAACTTACCCAAGGAAAGATGACTGTGATTGAGTACGAGACCAAGTTCACTAAACTTTCTCGTTTTGCTCCACACATGGTAGATACCGACGATAAAAAGGCAAGACGATTCATTGGAGGACTGAATTCCAATATTCGAAGAATGGTCACTCAACGTGGAATCACGTACGAGGAAGCTGTGGACAAGGCCCTAACTCAAGAGgaagaaaatcaaaaataccgCATAGAGAAGGAGCGAGAGAATGGCTTCCGAGGAAAGAGAAGTCATCCAATGTCTAACCAGAAAAGCGGACAACCATGGAAGCAGCAAAAAGGGAGGGACTCATTTCGGAAGCCGACATCATCAACTGAAAAGGGAAAGGAAGTGGCAAGAGGGCCAATTCAGTGTTACAACTGTGGGGAAACGGGACACATGTCTAATGCTTGTCCAAAGCGACGTCGCATTCCAGGATCTTGTTTCAATTGTGGGAAGGTGGGACATTTCTCAAATCAGTGCGATGCACCAAGGCAAAAAAATAACCCACCACCTCGTCCTGTCCAGCTAAATGCCATAGCTCGTGAGAACATCGTGATGGAAGGTACGCTAATAGCATATAGTACTCATGCTCATATACTATTTGATACTGGCGCATCCGATTCGCTTATATCTGCTACATTTGTCACAACCTTGGGACTGACACCAACTGAGCATGATGAAATTTTAACAGTCTCAACACCATTAGAAAAATCTACCACTTTAACCAAAGTGTGCAAATCATGTCCTATACATGTTCTAGATACAGAATTTCCCATGGACCTCATAGTCATAAATTTGAGGCGATTTGACATAATTCTAGGATTTGATTGGCTAAGCAAATATCATGCCTTTATAGGCTGTCGTGAGAAAACCATCACCTTCACTATTCCTGGCCAACCCATTCGAAAAATTCAGT ACCAAATCTCTATGGTAAACCCATTTAAAGACGTTTTCCAAGAAATCACTCATTTACCTCCAAGCCGAGATATTGAATTCAGCATTGACCTTATACCTGAAGCCAGACCAATTTCTGTTACTCCCTATAGAATGGCACCAAAAGAATTAAAAGAGTTGCAGACGCAAATCAAGGGATTGCTCGATATGGGATTTATCCGGCCTAGTGCTTCTAGTTGGGGAGCACCTGTTTTGTTCGTGAAGAAGAAAGACGGATCTCTCCAACTATGCATCGACTATCGGCAACTAAACAAGGTGACTATCAAAAATAAGTATCCATTGCCGCGAATCGATGATTTGTTTGATCAACTACGAGGAGCTCGAATATTTTCAAAGATCGACTTGCGCTCTGGGTACCATCAACTTCTGGTCAAGGAGGATGATATCCATAAAACCGCCTTTAACACACGGTATGGACATTATGAGTGGTTGGTGATGTCCTTTGATTAA
- the LOC133709032 gene encoding glycerophosphodiester phosphodiesterase GDPD3-like, giving the protein MATALKAVYVSDVPNVDQVSEINAALALIKAPWSAQGVNGHDEGVETKCGFKWPKFVVMGHRGSGMNMLQSSDDRMKSIKENSIRSFNSAAKFPIDYIEFDVQVTKDDCPVIFHDNFIATEENGVLVEKRVTDITLPEFLSYGPQKELGKAGIPMFRKTKEGTIFEWKVEKDDPLCTLQDVFEKVDHSMGFNIELKFDDQFVYNEKQHQHVLEVVLQVINKYAKDRPIMFSSFQPDIVLLIRKMQSTYPVYFLTNGGSEIYKDVRRNSLEEAIKVCMAGGLQGVVSEARAILRDPNAVTRIKDSNLSLLTYGQLNNVPEKVYMQHLMGVEGVIVDLVGEITQAVSDPNN; this is encoded by the exons ATGGCCACGGCCCTCAAGGCTGTTTATGTCTCAGACGTTCCCAATGTCGACCAAGTCTCGGAAATTAATGCTGCATTGGCCCTAATCAAAGCTCCATGGTCAGCGCAAG GTGTGAATGGTCATGATGAAGGCGTAGAAACTAAATGCGGATTCAAATGGCCAAAGTTTGTGGTGATGGGACACAGAGGCAGCGGAATGAACATGTTGCAATCATCTGATGACAGAATGAAATCCATCAAAGAGAACTCAATTCGCTCCTTCAACTCTGCCGCTAAATTCCCTATCGATTACATTGAATTTGATGTTCAA GTGACCAAAGATGACTGTCCAGTCATTTTTCATGACAACTTTATCGCTACCGAGGAGAAT GGTGTTCTAGTTGAGAAAAGAGTTACAGACATTACTTTGCCAGAATTTCTTTCATATGGACCCCAGAAAGAACTTGGAAAG GCAGGAATCCCTATGTTTAGAAAAACCAAAGAGGGGAcaatttttgagtggaaggtgGAGAAGGATGACCCCCTATGCACGTTGCAAGATGTGTTTGAGAAAGTCGACCACTCTATGGGTTTCAATATAGAACTGAAGTTTGATGATCAGTTTGTGTACAATGAGAAACAACACCAACATGTTCTTGAAGTAGTCTTGCAG GTAATAAACAAGTATGCGAAGGATAGACCAATCATGTTTTCGAGCTTTCAGCCTGATATAGTGCTGTTGATCAGAAAAATGCAGAGCACCTATCCA GTATATTTCCTCACCAATGGAGGGTCCGAAATATACAAAGATGTTAGAAGGAACTCTTTGGAAGAGGCAATTAAGGTGTGTATGGCTGGCGGTTTGCAAGGAGTTGTGTCAGAAGCGAGAGCTATCTTGAGAGATCCGAATGCAGTAACCAGGATTAAAGACTCCAACCTTTCCCTTCTAACCTATGGCCAATTAAA TAATGTGCCAGAGAAAGTTTACATGCAACATCTGATGGGTGTTGAGGGAGTGATTGTTGATCTGGTAGGAGAGATCACCCAGGCAGTTTCTGATCCAAACAACTGA
- the LOC133709034 gene encoding glycerophosphodiester phosphodiesterase GDPD3-like, with protein MALKALQLCLFPKLLQVQEYPTLPFFCSPLMTEGENDEGEERKCRHKWPKLVLIGHRGNGMNMLQSSDIRMRGIRENSILSFNTAAQFPIDFVEFDVQVTEDDCPVIFHDNFIVSEDNGVFIEKRVTDLKLPEFLSYGPQKQLGEVKMPLFRKMKDGTFFEWKVEKDAPLCTLQEAFEKVEHSLGFNMELKFDDHIVYTERQLKHVLQVILQVVNEYAKGRPIFFSTFQPDAALLIRKMQSRYPVYFLTEGGSQRYADARKNSLEEAVKVCLAGGLQGIVSEVSAILGNPEAVTRIQGKKLHLLTYGQLK; from the exons ATGGCTCTCAAGGCGCTTCAGCTCTGCTTGTTTCCCAAGCTTCTCCAAGTCCAAGAATATCCCACATTACCCTTCTTCTGCTCGCCATTGATGACTGAAG GTGAGAATGATGAAGGTGAAGAAAGAAAATGCAGACACAAATGGCCGAAGTTGGTATTGATAGGACACAGAGGAAATGGAATGAACATGCTGCAGTCCTCTGATATCAGAATGAGAGGAATCAGAGAGAACTCAATCCTCTCCTTCAATACTGCTGCTCAATTCCCAATTGATTTTGTTGAGTTTGACGTTCAG GTGACGGAAGATGACTGTCCAGTAATTTTTCATGACAACTTTATCGTCAGTGAGGACAAT GGTGTTTTCATTGAGAAGAGAGTTACAGACCTTAAGCTACCAGAATTTCTTTCCTATGGACCCCAGAAACAGCTTGGAGAG GTGAAAATGCCTCTGTTCAGAAAAATGAAAGATGGAAcattttttgagtggaaggtgGAAAAGGATGCCCCCCTATGCACATTGCAAGAGGCGTTTGAGAAAGTCGAGCATTCGCTGGGATTTAATATGGAATTGAAGTTTGATGATCACATAGTCTACACAGAGAGACAGCTTAAGCATGTTCTTCAAGTAATCTTGCAG GTGGTAAATGAGTATGCAAAGGGCAGACCAATCTTCTTTTCAACCTTTCAGCCTGATGCTGCTCTTTTGATAAGAAAAATGCAGAGCAGATACCCT GTATATTTTCTCACTGAAGGAGGGTCTCAAAGGTATGCTGATGCTAGAAAGAACTCTTTGGAAGAAGCAGTTAAGGTGTGCTTGGCAGGTGGTTTGCAAGGCATTGTTTCAGAAGTGAGTGCTATCTTGGGAAATCCAGAAGCTGTAACCAGGATTCAAGGGAAAAAACTCCACCTGTTAACTTACGGCCAACTAAAGTAA
- the LOC133709033 gene encoding NAC domain-containing protein 83-like, which produces MEKLSFVRNGELRLPPGFRFHPTDEELVLQYLKRKVYSCPLPASIIPEVEVCKSDPWDLPGDLEQERYFFSTREAKYPNGNRSNRATGSGYWKATGLDKQIVASRGNQVVGMKKTLVFYRGKPPHGSRTDWIMHEYRLVLAEDKNNSTTQSPVPVNNWVLCRIFLKKRGSGKNEEELVQVQACNVDRVAKNPRITRPVFYDFMTKDRTNLSLAPCSSSSGSSGVTDVVSTETEEHEESSSCNSLPFFRRKQ; this is translated from the exons ATGGAGAAGCTCAGTTTTGTGAGGAATGGAGAGCTGAGATTGCCTCCTGGTTTTCGGTTCCATCCTACCGACGAAGAGCTTGTTCTTCAGTACTTGAAGCGCAAGGTCTACTCGTGTCCTTTGCCTGCTTCCATCATCCCTGAGGTTGAAGTCTGCAAGTCTGATCCTTGGGATTTGCcag GTGATTTAGAGCAAGAGAGGTACTTCTTCAGCACTAGGGAGGCCAAGTACCCAAATGGGAACAGATCAAACAGAGCAACAGGTTCTGGGTATTGGAAGGCAACTGGTTTGGACAAGCAAATTGTGGCTTCCAGGGGTAACCAAGTTGTTGGGATGAAGAAGACTTTGGTTTTTTACAGAGGAAAACCTCCACATGGGAGTAGGACCGATTGGATTATGCACGAGTATCGCCTCGTTTTAGCTGAAGATAAAAATAACTCCACCACCCAA AGCCCTGTTCCGGTGAACAATTGGGTTCTTTGCCGCATATTTTTGAAGAAAAGAGGCAGTGGTAAAAACGAGGAAGAACTAGTTCAAGTGCAGGCCTGCAATGTTGACCGAGTGGCGAAAAATCCAAGGATTACTCGGCCTGTTTTCTACGATTTCATGACCAAGGACAGGACCAATTTGAGCCTTGCGCCTTGTTCTTCATCCTCAGGTTCAAGTGGAGTCACAGATGTCGTTTCTACCGAGACAGAGGAGCACGAAGAGAGCAGTAGCTGCAATAGTCTTcctttttttagaagaaaacaGTAA